In Pseudophryne corroboree isolate aPseCor3 chromosome 3, aPseCor3.hap2, whole genome shotgun sequence, a genomic segment contains:
- the PCK1 gene encoding phosphoenolpyruvate carboxykinase, cytosolic [GTP] translates to MPSQQKTNLLISGIMTKGNLNSLCPDVVDFIATYTRICLPENIHICDGSEEENKKFLHQMEESGMIKRLHKYENCWLALTDPRDVARIESRTVIVTQEQRDTVPIAKSGISQLGRWMSEEDFRKAFKSRFPGCMRGRTMYVIPFSMGPIGSPLSKIGIQLTDSPYVVASMRIMTRMGTSVLEALGDGEFVKCLHSVGCPLPMEKPMVNNWPCNPELTLIAHIPDRREIISFGSGYGGNSLLGKKCFALRIASRIAKEEGWLSEHMLILGITNPEGKKKYFAAAFPSACGKTNLAMMKPSLPGWKIECVGDDIAWMKFDKNGNLRAINPENGFFGVAPGTSVKTNPNAMETISKNTIFTNVAETSDGGVYWEGMGETLEPGVTLTSWKNKEWSPESGEPAAHPNSRFCTPASQCPIIDPKWESSEGVPIEGIIFGGRRPAGVPLVYEALSWQHGVFIGSAMRSEATAAAEHKGKIIMHDPFAMRPFFGYNFGRYLTHWLSMEHLPSAKLPKIFHVNWFRKDKQGNFLWPGYGENIRVLEWMFNRINGEDCAKKTPIGYIPSEGSMNLKGLGDINMEELFEISKEFWEDEVKDISNYLDDQVNADLPYEIEWELESLQERLKQL, encoded by the exons ATGCCATCCCAGCAGAAGACAAATCTCCTGATTTCAGGCATTATGACTAAGGGAAACCTGAACAGCTTATGCCCAGATGTGGTTGATTTCATAGCCACCTATACTCGGATCTGCCTGCCAGAGAATATCCACATCTGCGACGGCTCAGAGGAGGAGAACAAGAAGTTCCTCCACCAGATGGAAGAAAGTGGCATGATCAAAAGGCTCCACAAATATGAGAACTG TTGGCTAGCTCTAACAGATCCGCGGGACGTGGCAAGAATTGAAAGCAGGACAGTAATTGTTACCCAAGAGCAAAGAGACACAGTTCCTATTGCTAAAAGTGGAATCAGCCAACTAGGTCGCTGGATGTCAGAAGAGGATTTTAGAAAAGCCTTTAAATCCAGATTCCCTGGCTGCATGAGAG GTCGCACAATGTACGTCATCCCATTTAGTATGGGGCCCATTGGCTCTCCACTCTCCAAGATTGGCATTCAGCTGACAGATTCTCCCTATGTTGTTGCGAGCATGAGAATTATGACCCGTATGGGCACCAGTGTCCTGGAGGCTCTAGGGGATGGAGAATTTGTTAAATGCCTTCATTCTGTAGGATGTCCATTACCAATGGAAA AACCTATGGTGAACAACTGGCCATGTAACCCTGAGCTGACACTCATCGCACACATCCCAGACCGCAGAGAGATTATCTCCTTTGGAAGTGGGTATGGTGGAAACTCTCTCTTGGGGAAGAAATGCTTCGCTCTCAGGATTGCCAGTCGGATTGCCAAGGAAGAGGGTTGGCTGTCAGAGCACATGTTG ATTCTGGGAATCACCAACCCAGAAGGAAAGAAGAAGTATTTTGCTGCTGCGTTCCCAAGTGCTTGTGGGAAAACCAACCTGGCCATGATGAAGCCATCCCTTCCAGGCTGGAAGATTGAGTGTGTGGGTGATGACATTGCCTGGATGAAGTTTGACAAGAATG GTAATCTCCGGGCCATTAACCCTGAAAATGGCTTTTTTGGTGTGGCTCCTGGGACATCCGTGAAGACCAACCCTAATGCCATGGAGACCATTTCGAAGAATACAATTTTCACTAATGTGGCAGAGACAAGTGATGGTGGTGTCTACTGGGAAGGCATGGGAGAGACACTGGAACCTGGAGTCACATTGACCTCATGGAAAAACAAGGAATGGAGCCCTGAATCTG GTGAACCTGCTGCTCATCCCAACTCTCGATTCTGCACTCCAGCCAGCCAGTGCCCCATTATTGACCCAAAATGGGAATCTTCTGAAGGAGTACCCATTGAGGGCATCATTTTCGGTGGACGTAGACCTGCTG GTGTGCCACTGGTTTATGAAGCGCTGAGTTGGCAACATGGTGTTTTTATTGGTTCAGCAATGAGATCAGAAGCAACAGCCGCAGCTGAGCATAAAG GCAAGATTATCATGCATGACCCATTTGCCATGAGGCCTTTCTTTGGATACAACTTTGGACGATATCTCACCCACTGGCTCAGTATGGAGCACCTTCCATCTGCCAAGCTGCCGAAGATCTTCCATGTCAACTGGTTCCGCAAAGACAAGCAGGGAAACTTCTTGTGGCCAGGCTATGGTGAAAACATCCGTGTCCTTGAATGGATGTTCAACAGGATTAATGGGGAAGACTGTGCCAAGAAAACGCCCATTGGCTACATTCCTTCTGAAGGGTCTATGAATCTGAAAGGGCTTGGGGATATTAATATGGAGGAGCTGTTTGAAATATCCAAGGAATTTTGGGAAGATGAAGTGAAAGACATCAGCAATTACTTAGATGACCAAGTTAATGCCGATCTCCCATACGAAATAGAATGGGAGCTAGAATCATTACAGGAGAGATTGAAGCAGTTGTGA